A part of Cryptococcus neoformans var. neoformans JEC21 chromosome 4 sequence genomic DNA contains:
- a CDS encoding WD-repeat protein, putative: MELYMYTPPVYMAPLRPLVKPAPSVPIVKEAPIPELFQAPEGQYSLAEPGSMFPLLGNTSPNVASELRLACQPGPFLGGPGFGIPPTPQQTSPSAASASSTCFGATQINGKWEPIYPTRMSWVTVQFPSKTGDRGFGGLLGKSGKGDTAAFLPPAAADGRYPTKSSYSSSSSSSSPISSEPQSVPFAMSPPTIQSKWPFTKTINAIPRPKTNMRNSTSDFVQRVIGLDSASKYLAEKGKTVSEVVKWGCWHMGRQWAWGDFGKQANEAEKKKEALVKVLFSTPLTCTAIINQTASADRLDVIIGFETGDLLWLDPILGKYTRLNKNGVLNSSRVVGIYPDPRQPTHFLVLFADNTILRFNISLEDPINAANITSHPWDVFFDRVLLATTNGHDPSLSSDSGTGLSLDREQDVELLKWKNEDWVAGVESEKPKDKNAIVFTGRNPVAALKIGDARINALAYSPDGGKLASVSSDGLLRVIDTSEERITDTFSSYYGGLKCVVWSPDSRLIAAGGEDDFVTLFSIGRDARIIARCQGHSSYITSIAFDPQSNNPSSRAYRFVSTGEDGKLLFWDYSPATVHKPRQHHVNGSVQRDAAASSMTVNILDHSRSHTPAERTSGRFHSAPSRKSIPTLQPVMSKTVDVTILTNVYCLPDAIATVSRQGVARFWMRPSSRPPPA, translated from the exons ATGGAGCTCTACATGTACACCCCTCCGGTCTATATGGCCCCATTGAGGCCTTTAGTCAAGCCAGCACCATCCGTCCCCATCGTCAAGGAAGCCCCAATACCAGAGCTCTTCCAAGCTCCCGAGGGCCAATATAGCCTTGCAGAACCGGGATCCATGTTTCCCCTTCTAGGGAACACCTCGCCTAACGTCGCGTCAGAATTAAGGCTGGCATGTCAGCCCGGACCGTTCCTTGGAGGTCCCGGTTTTGGTATTCCTCCCACTCCGCAACAAACCAGCCCCAGTGCcgcctctgcttcatctACATGTTTCGGAGCCACCCAGATCAATGGAAAGTGGGAACCCATTTATCCTACAAGAATGAGTTGGGTGACGGTCCAATTCCCCTCAAAGACTGGAGATAGGGGGTTTGGAGGTCTGCTGGGTAAAAGCGGGAAGGGTGATACAGCTGCCTTTCTTCCGCCTGCTGCTGCGGATGGACGATACCCCACCAAGTCCAGCtactcatcttcctctagctcatcatccccaATCTCATCAGAGCCACAATCTGTCCCATTCGCCATGTCCCCTCCAACCATTCAGTCCAAATGGCCATTTACCAAAACTATCAATGCCATCCCCAGACCTAAGACGAACATGCGTAATTCGACCTCCGACTTTGTCCAAAGGGTAATCGGGCTGGACTCTGCCTCTAAGTATCTGGCTGAGAAAGGCAAAACCGTTTCTGAAGTGGTCAAATGGGGCTGCTGGCATATGGGACGACAGTGGGCTTGGGGTGATTTTGGTAAGCAGGCGAACGAGGctgagaaaaagaag GAAGCACTTGTCAAAGTGCTGTTCTCGACACCTTTGACCTGCACCGCTATCATCAATCAGACAGCAAGTGCCGATAGGCTCGACGTCATCATTGGTTTTGAGACCGGGGACCTGCTTTGGCTTGATCCTATCCTTGGAAAGTACACTCGACTCAATAAAAAT GGCGTATTGAACTCCTCCCGGGTGGTCGGCATCTATCCCGATCCCCGACAGCCTACCCATTTTTTAGTACTTTTCGCAGATAACACCATTTTGAGGTTCAACATCTCTCTAGAGGACCCAATAAATGCTGCAAACATTACTTCCCATCCTTGGGATGTCTTTTTTGATCGCGTTCTCCTAGCCACCACGAACGGGCATGATCCCAGCTTGAGCAGTGATAGTGGTACCGGTCTTTCTCTCGATAGAGAGCAAGATGTTGAACTTCTGAAGTGGAAAAACGAGGATTGGGTTGCAGGGGTGGAGTCTGAAAAGCCGAAGGATAAGAACGCGATTGTATTTACGGGGCGAAACCCCGTAGCAGCCCTTAAAATTGGAGATGCACGAATCAATG CTTTAGCGTACTCTCCTGATGGTGGAAAATTGGCCTCGGTGTCATCTGACGGTCTGTTGAGAGTAATCGATACGAGTGAAGAGCG TATTACCGACACGTTCTCCAGTTATTATGGAGGCTTGAAATGC GTCGTTTGGTCTCCCGATTCTCGCCTGATAGCAGCAGGAGGCGAAGATGACTTCGTCACTTTGTTTTCTATAGGGCGAGACGCCCGCATTATCGCGAGATGCCAAGGCCACAGCTCCTACATTACAAGTATCGCGTTTGATCCACAAAGCAATAATCCTTCGTCAAGGGCTTATCGATTCGTCAGTAcgggagaggatgggaagtTGTTATTT TGGGACTATTCTCCTGCTACTGTGCACAAACCACGACAACATCACGTAAACGGCTCTGTGCAGCGCGATGCGGCTGCTAGCTCCATGACTGTTAACATCTTGGATCATTCACGCTCCCATACTCCGGCTGAGCGTACTTCTGGCAGATTTCACTCGGCTCCGTCGCGTAAATCAATCCCCACCCTTCAGCCTGTTATG